DNA from Salvia miltiorrhiza cultivar Shanhuang (shh) unplaced genomic scaffold, IMPLAD_Smil_shh fragScaff_scaffold_71_2, whole genome shotgun sequence:
GAGTAAGTTTTATAACATGCAATGTGAGGATATAttcaaaaaatggaaaaaccACGTCAGACAGTAGGAACAAGAATAGTAGTCAaggtatacaattttttttgagtAAATTGACATATGCAATTGATGCAAAAACTTAGAGTTGCAGACTAGCTTGCAGTTGCAGTTGAATAAGAACaagaaaaggtaaaaaaaattgattcagTAGTTTCACATATTATCCTAAACGAAAATCAGATGCAACTTAACAACACATTCAAACAAAGATCAAGTGCTCAGTAATTGATTTAATTCCAAAAAAATATCTATCTATAGAACTATTTATTAAATCATCAACTTTCACTTTCAAGGATAACATAGCAGTATGAAATCAGTTCGACTAAAACTAAAACCTCCAACTAAGAGAATGATCACCAAAGTTTGCACTCCACTAATCAAACAAACTTCACAGAACACAAAAGCGACACAAAATACTGCCTGGTATGATGGATAAGCCTACTCAAAATACTATGCTAATTAGAgaactaattataaaaataaattacctTCGGACTCAAGCGCCAAACAAATGATTATTGGTGGCACAAATAACAAATATCCAACACATTGAATCATTGTTCATATAACTCAAAggtaaagaaattaattaaatagcaACCAACTAAGAATTATATAAATTCTCACagctttataaaaataaaaatgaatctaTCAACAATAGTTCAAATTTGCACAGTAGAAAAGCTCAAAGCATGCATTTGCACCAGCTATGGACTTCAATCTTCTTCAACTCCATTTTCACTGTTGTCGTGATGATCATCTGTAATTGATCTGACATTAAACATGACATAGTGAAGTGAAATGTATTAGTTAATATAATAGTTAAAAACCATAAATGATAAAACTCAAGAATTATACACATACCCATTATGCAAGTTTGGACAATTACGTTTGTCATGTGATACTCCACGAAGGCCACATCCATGACACACCCTAGCTCTTGAAGTTGACTTCTCTTTCGATGATAGCATTCGCTTTCCACATCCCTTTGTTCTTATTTCAGAAGGATCGCTAATATTTCTGGTTTTATCCAAACTCTTCCTTCTTTGGCTTTCGTAGATAATCGTTGGATTAATACTCATCTCTTTGATCTTACCATATATGTAATCAAGCTTGTTCATCCAAAAGTTTTGTCCCCTCCTCAGTCAAAGATGCATCATCAATCAATACTGAAGCCTTATAAGATAACTTGGAGCGGCGTGACATCAAAAATCTTACCGGATCACCATTAGCATTTTGATCATCTATGACATATATAACATCAATCTTTGCATTTGTTGTCCATCGCTTGACTATATACTTTTCAGGTAAATGAAATATTTGATTAACGCGAAAGAAAGCTAACATGTGTCTGCACGGAATACCATCAAACTCAAATTTTCCACAGCTACATGATACATGGTCTCTCTGTTTGTCATGCGTGAGTAGCCTTGGTTTCGAGGATGAACAATCTTGAAAACTCACCACATTGTAAATCACTAAATCATCTCTTGTAGAGGCATGTTGCACAAAGTAACCATGACTTTGACTAATTTCATCTTGAAACTCCGTCCATTTCATTTTTTGTGTACACCTTAACCATTTGATTTTCCATTGGccaatttgttttgatttttggaTGCTCATTCATATCAATATGGTCTGCAACTAACTCATTGTGTCTTTGGTGTCTTAGTGCCCTATTGAATCGTGTGATGAAATCTATCAATGAGTTCTTGTTCGAAACATACTTTTTGAAAAATGAATGCGAACTTTCAGATCTCTGACTACTTGACATTCCAGCGAAAAATACATGACTAAAATATGACGGAACCCACTTATGCCGCAATTCATACATCAATAATATCCAACTATTTTGCTCCAAGTTAGCACATCGAATAGCCTCTTCCCAGCTCTGCTCGAATTCCTCAGGAGATGTAGAGTTTTTTATAACATTCTTTATACTCTGATAGTGATCTCGAAAGTCACTGGAGAAATCTTATCTGGGAATTTGTTCAATATGTGCCACAAGCAATAACGATGCACTGTTTTAGGCAGAACTTGTGCAATTGCTTTTGTCATAGCAGGATCTTGATCAGTGATGATTGCTTTTGGTGCACCTATTGGCATAGCTTCCATAAACTTATTAAGCAGCCAGACATATGATTCAGTCTTCTCATCACTTAGAAATCCACAACCAAAAACAattgtttgatgatgatgattaacCCCTACGAAAGGTGTAAAAATCATTCCATACTAATAGGTGTTATATGTGGAATCAAACAAACAACATCGCCAAATACACTATAGGCCCTCCTTGAAATATAATTTGTCCAAAAACATCTTCTGAACTTATTATCTGAATCAGTCTCATAATCAAAGAAGAATGTTGAATACTTCTCTTTCTCAGATGTAAAGAATTCTATCAGAGTTTCAGCATCAATCCCTTTTTGTTCATCCCTTAGTTCTTTCTCAAAATTCATAATATCTCTTTCTGTGCAACCTACACTTTCAGGCCCGCCGGACTCTATCTCCAATAGTCGCATTTGCTGGCAAGTCGGTATATTGGCTTCTGAAAATTGTTGAGTCAATACTCTCTTCACAACAGACACACTGCGGTGTGATCGGAGCAAATACACATTTGAGGGAGTAGAAAGTCCATGGTTATGACCTTCCATGAAAATACTAACACTCCATTCAGGTCCGGTTTGTTGCTTGATAATGGAAATCTTTGCCTTACAATCAGTTCTAACTTCACCACGAGCTCTTGTCTTCATCTGGGAACCACTTTGTGTTCGTTTTTGTGAACGGGCTTCATCTGTTTGACCAGCTTTAAAGCACACAAACTGTTTCCAAACAACTTCATTTGTCATCTTCATCCTTTTGCTATTGCTTAATCTTGCGCTAAAACCAGCTTCACGTGCGTATTGATTATAGAATGAAAATGCATCATCTATTGATGCAAATTTCATTCCAGTTTTTGGCTTTCGGTCATCTGCAACTTGAGGAATATAGAGCTGATCGTTGATGTTTTCTTCCATTATTAATTCTAAGAAATCAAGTACCTACTTCACATGGCAAAGTTGAAATACAAGTTAGATCCTATGCATATGTAATTATGTTGTGAATGGATATAATATGAATCCTAAACAAAGCTTAACTTAAAGAATTTAAAGTATATCATCACATATGTAATTCATGTTGTggattaatatatttattaatgttAGTTCACTTACCAACATATAGAAAAGGTGGCgaagaaaaagaaatcaatCTATTCATCTCATTTAAAGTCGCTGCATCAAAACAATATTGATCTGTGATAAGGTATGTATTTCTATTTTAACCATTAGACCATAATTTAAAACTCTTATGGTTCATCTCTATTCAAAGTCCATCAATCGTTATTTTTTATGATGGATATGACAACAACTCTTTCTCTAATTTTTCCAAGAGAAATAGGGAGTTGTCAAGCGtctaaattattaaaactataatttCAGTTATTTCGAAGAAACCAAGTGCAACGGTATAAACCAAACAATCGTTACCTGGTTAACAATGATGTAAACAGTGAAAAAGAGATCGAGAGAGCGGCTGCGCTTGCGCTTCAGAGTCGTGAATTATGTGAATTACGTGGGGAGGAAATAGATACAGATTAATTGCGTGGGAAGGcatagaagagagaaaaaaggaaaaaaaaaataacaaaatttgcTGATCTGGAAAAGCAGCGCTCACGATCGCTGATATATGTTACGCAACATatcttttctatatatatatatatatatatatatatatatatatatatatatagaacccccatgtatatatatatataggatgtgGTTCTAGTGAAAACTACAATTTTCGTAAGAACGTGAGAATCATTAAAATTACTACatctattataaaattaatgtatCTGCTACTAAATTTATTGCactccaaaaaaataaaaatttctctcCATGTAGGATTTGAACCCAGGTGTTGCATTAATCCACAAAGATGATGCATCTATcatagatcttaatgatcgaagggttgaaaatgattcttcgtacttattttatttagtggttcttacttgaacctctccacacacacacatatatatataggttcaaatgagaaccgagatttaaaatgagaacggaATACCATTCTCAATCCTTGGATCATGAATATCAatggtggatgcatcattttgatggatggatgcatcatctgggttcgaatcctggagggagcgatttttttttttcatttttcctgaATGTAATTAATTGTACAACGAATATAGTAACTTTACACGCCAATGTAGTGTTctcagttctcattttaaattgcgGTTTTCACTATAACCAACCCCCATGTATATATGGGTAGGTTCcagtgagattgttatttttcatgagatTGTGAGACTAGCGATGTCCACAGGTTCGGAACCAGGAAGCCCtttgccacgtgtcacaatctTGGTGGCGTCACATGGACAAAATGTGTGGTTCAAAATGAGTACTACTTACTACCTAAGgcttggatactacatgatctctttcttatatatataatttttatgtcCTAACCCTAGTATAGAGTCTATTCacttatttttttcacattCAAGAATCTTTATTCCCTCGTCTTACAACCTTTCTTCAATCGTCACAAATATATGTTGTTGAACTTGAATGTGTCGTGTTGGTTGACATTTGGATAATTATATACTCCTTTATAATATTATGACTTGTTTTAGAAGATAGAAAGATATAGATACGTGTTTCAAATCGAGATATTGTAAATCTTATCAATTTAGATCTGAATTTTAGTTTTTTGGACTCGATGAATCGGGTCAACACCTAAGTGAAATTTTTTAATCTAAATTTGGACCTTTATAAAATCCGATCCATTACCATTCGTATTTGCAAGCAGActtatgaaaataatattattagaaaaaagttgtttgaaacttttaaacaatacaaattaaattttagtaatCAATTTAATATAAGTATCAGAATTTAGTACTCTCTccatccctcaaacatcttcctaaagaagagtgacacgaattttaataaaagttagttgtgtatttgatgagtggagaatAAATtccacaaaaaaagaaaaaaattatgtgTAATAGTTATTAGAAttacttttaaatttaaattaggaagatgttttgtaGACGAATCAAagtagaaagaaagaaagatgttTGAGTGACGGAAATAGTaagattttgttaaattaaCTCATGGAATTCATCACACTCATTAGCGGGCCTTAATAAATAGGCCCAATTGCTGAAAAGAATAGGCCCACCGATATTTCTATTCGGCCCCGATAGACGATCTCCACAGCTCCACTGCCTGCGGCTCGCCGgctacccccaccccccacccaaccACCCTCGCTCCCTCTCTCAAGTTTTTGTAGCTCTTGGATTTCTGGAGTGCCGCCTAATATGAACACGCAAGTAAATTAGCAATTAACAAAACAAATTTCGGGTAAGCCCTCTCTAGCTGGACAAGGTTTTCAGGCAGCCAATAGTTCTCTGTTGATACGCTTCAGCTCTGATAAGATTGCGCCTACCAACAAATTCACGGAAACACTAGAAAAGGACAAAGAAAAATCCGAATTGTTCATGTAATGTTTGGGGCAATCAGATATACAGGAATTGCGTTGAACAGGAGCGGGGCGGCGGTTGTTTAAATGGAACCGGAAGAAGAGCCGCAGCAAAAGCGTCCTCATCTCAACAATCACGACGTCTCCATGGCTCGCCACTCTGCTTCTCCTCCTCCGGATGAGGATAAACCTGTAAAATTTCTGTATTACAATGTATCGTGATTGATGTGATTTGTATTTGTACCGGTGTTAATCATGTTTGGGGTTTTAGGTAGGATTCTGTGCTTTGGTTTTAACTGAGATTGGATGTGGAATGAGGGTTTTGGAAGTGTgctttttgtgttaaatttgATCTCATTGGCATTGGAAGTTGGATGATTGTGGTAACGGTGCTGTGGGAACACTAAAGTAGAAGAAAATATTAATGTTGAATTCAAATTTGGTGCTTGTATTGAACGTGATCACCATTTCAGACAGCGACTATGTTTATGAGGAAAGATTGCATAAAAAAATTTGAGCTGGTTTTAGTTCTTGGTTATACGTACTTAGGGATTCGCTCTTTATTCTTGGGATGATTCTACAGTGATTGTTCTGTTCTGTTCTGTTATGTACTATGGATTATGTTGATtcaatatttatgtatataataGTTTCTCTAATTGAGAATTGGCTTGTGAATTTTATGTTTCTGATAAAATATCTAAGGTGATTATCTGTAAAATAACTGGGAAAGTTACCAAATTCATGTCCTGACAGGTTGATGCTTCAGTTCTTCAATACCAGAACCAGAAACTTGTACATCAGTTAGAAACACAGAAGCAAGAGTTGCTCGATCTTGAATCTaatataaaagaattaaaagagAAGCAAACTTCATATGATGACGTTTTGATAAAAGTGAACCAGCTTTGGAACCAGGTTGCTCAGCATGCCTCTTTATTACATAGTTTGTCTCATTTGTATGGAATGTAAATAGCATCCTTTACCAGTTAACTGGATGACTTTGTGTAGTTGGTTGACGATATTATTTTACTTGGGGGACAAGCGGGAGCTGGCCCAAGTGCTTTACAAAGTTTGGATCATCGAGAATCTTCTCGAGGTAATTTTATAGCCTATGCTGATTCTGGACTATGGAAAGATATTTGCATACATATTGAATACAATGATGTACGTCAGGCTCTATTCCATCATGTGCTGCGGAGGATATATTTCTTTGTAGGTTAATACAGACAGATACTATCGATGACAGCCACAAGGATGGATCTATTGGTTGTGTTAAAAGAGCTCTTGCATTGCGTCAGACTTCTACGAGGGAGTTGATGAAATTACTTCAAGATGCTATTGATTGTCAGAGTGCTAAACTCAAGGACATAGCTCGGACTTTGTTGGGGAAACCTTCTTCAGAAGGTTATGAATCTTTTCGTTTTTCCATTGTATGCATATATCTTTTCACAAATCACACAGAcagcatattttatttaaatttaatattggCCTTTCCAGATGCTGTTGTCCAATTGCGTGAGCTTGATAATTTGATGTTAGAGGAGTCCAGGCACCTCCATCAGATGGTTGATGTGCTTCACTCTAAACACAAACAGTATGCTGATGAGATTCAAGCTTGCATTGGCAACCATTCAGTTGATCAATTGGAGATAAAACGCATTGCTGGTACAACTTTTTCTGGCTTTGATAGCGTGGGGGTAGAAACTGTTGTTTACTGCAATTTGTGGCCCAATAGTTTTTTGCATAAATGGATGGATATGTATATTGAAGTCTGTTATGGTCAACTTGAATAGTTTTATGACTCTGTTCTAAGCGTCATATTGATATTATGTTTGAAGGAGAGCTGGAAGAAAGCATGGGTGAACTTGAAGAAAGTAGAAGAAAATTAATTAGCCTGAAAATGCAAAAAGATGGGATTTCTGGGATGCACGTCCCAATTCCTGTTCCTGTTATAGTTCCTAATTTAGTGAATGGAACTGTGTCTCCTGAAAAGCCCGCTGATCGGTCAAAGCGTTTACGAGAACTTAAAGAATCAATCGAGGAGATAAAGGTTTTCATCCCTTAGCCAGTTCAGACACTTTCTCACCTGCTCTGACCCTATAACATAATACTCTGATGGATgttaatataattgaaaatatgtAGGTTCTGGCACAGGATCGCCTTTCAGAGCTTGAAGATGCACGTGACGACAACCTTATTTTGTCAAAGCAGCTACATCATCTTCAGGTTCTATAAGGAATTATTCGACCTATTCATAGATAATTTACATCTTGTAAGCAATCTAACTTGTCAACTTCTTTTTTTCTAGAACGAACTAAAGGAAGACAAGTATGTTTACACTTCTCGGCCATATTGCTTGTTGAATGATCAGTTTCAGCACTGGAATGCGGAGGCAGAGCGATATAAAAATTTGACAGAATCTTTGCAAGTAAGATATATCCTATCTAATTTTGATAACACGGTCTAGCTCTGTGGTGTTTGCTAAAGGCTAATATTGTAGGCTGAAAGGCCTTTCATCATGCGGAGGGAGAAAGACTTAATCTCTAAGGGAGAGTCTATGGATTTGGCTAGGAGTGCTATTGGTAGTTCTGAGTCAAAGGTTGAAGAACTACAGAATCAACTGCAGTCAATTGTTTTTCAGAAGAATGAGACGGAGATCAAAATGGAAGAAGCTCTGCAAGATTCAGGTTGGGTGCTATAGCATAGAAATATTACTGTTGTCAGGGTGTTACTCTATATTCTGAAACAGTTTATGTCTTATTCAGGAAGAAAAGACATCAAAGAAGAGTTCCAGGTAATGGCGTCTGCTTTGACAAAAGAAATGGGGATGATGGAAAGCCAGTTAAACAAGTGGAAAAGAACAGCAGATGAGGCCCTCTCCTTGCGTGAGAAAGCTCAATCACTCGGTGCCTTACTGGATGTGAAGGTCACTTTTTACTATCTTGATGCTCTTTTCTGTCTCAGATGTGGATTTTTTACcacaaagaaaaaataattttgttgctTCTGTTTGGTTTATGGGCCTAGCATTTGCAAATTGCAACAAAGTTTGGAAGTCATCTAAACAAATTAAGTTTGAAACACTTGCTCGCTTGCTCACCTTGATGTCTTGTTAATTAACTTTCTGATAGTGTCATCAGTcatgataatctaaacccttCATACTTGTTTGTTTCTATTTTCGCAAGTTATTTATTGTCATTTCCAGTAAATATTTTCCATAACTTTCAGTTGAacagattttttattttgttgcttTCAGACTGCTGAATTGAAGAATTTGGCAAATGAGTGTGCTCGGCAAATGGAGGATGTCAAGTCTTTAAAGGATATTGTAAGTTTGTTTTCCATTGTCTAATCTTTTTTATACGTTGGCCATATAAAAGCAGATATCTCTTAACTTCCTGGAAGTGAATATGCAGactgagaaaatggagaaggaTAAACAAGAGTTGGAAATCTTCTTGGATATGTTGGGTCAACAAATTTATGATAACAGGTAGTTATATATCCTCCCTAGGATAATTTATGTTGGGTCCATGCTTGTTGTGTTTAGATGTCCTGGATAAATCTGTCGTTGGCATAAATATCTTACTCTGTCTTTGGATTCTATATCTCATGAGAGAAACTGTGTTTCAAACCTTTTGGAAGAGACTTGCCAGAGATTCGAGAATCGGAACATAGAGCTCAGTTGCAAGCTGAAAGTCTGAGGAATGCCCTAGAAGAACATAGCTTGGAATTGAGAGTTAAAGCAGCTTATGAAGCTGAGGCAGCATGCCAACACAGACTTGCTGTTGCTGAAGCTGAAATGGCTGAATTAAGGGCAGAGTTAGATACTTCTGAGAGGTTCCTTTTCTTACTCTTTCTTTATGTGCTTATTTAGTTTGAATGAGATAGTACTTTCTCTATTTTATGCATTAATGTTGACACGACTGAGAATGATTTGTGCCAAGGGCACACTTCAAGTCCTAAGAAAATGAACATAAAGTGAGTCAGAGCCCCTAAAATGAAAGGGTTTAGACTATAATGTTTGTATATTGAATTTAGGCCATGCAGCTGAATTACATCCTATTTATATACTTCCCCTTGTTCAATGATAACCAAATAACAGATAACACTCCTAATGCTGATAGGGTGAAAGAAAATAACACCTAATCTTTTGCAGGACTAAAGCTAAGGAAGTAATTTGTCTCATAATTTAATGACCTATTGGGATACAATTGGACACCCTCAACGAAAAGCACCAATTGGCACGACTATAACATGATCTAGATCTTCCTGTTTGTGCTATTAACTATTTCAATTAGATTGATTCCAGGCTATGCAAGTTCTCTTGAGTCAATACAATTGTTGAGGAGTATCTTCTGTTGTTGACATGCAGAGATGTCTTGGAACTCAAGGAAGCCATCAAGATCAAGGAAGGAGAGGCTGAGTCCTATATCTCCGAAATTGAGGTGACAATATTTTCTTTCTTAGTACCTTATAGAATACATGATAAATATCTTATTATTACATCTTCCTAGCATCATCCTTTTGGTGCTTCTGTTGATTATCAAAATCTGCTTACAGACTATTGGTCAAGCTTACGAAGATATGCAGACTCAGAACCAGCATTTGTTGGAACAATTGACTGAAAGGGATGAATATAACATAAAGGTTTTTTTCTATTACCGTAATCTCTCTTTATTTGAAGATTTCATGGTCTACAG
Protein-coding regions in this window:
- the LOC131003121 gene encoding protein FAR1-RELATED SEQUENCE 5-like, which produces MEENINDQLYIPQVADDRKPKTGMKFASIDDAFSFYNQYAREAGFSARLSNSKRMKMTNEVVWKQFVCFKAGQTDEARSQKRTQSGSQMKTRARGEVRTDCKAKISIIKQQTGPEWSVSIFMEGHNHGLSTPSNVYLLRSHRSVSVVKRVLTQQFSEANIPTCQQMRLLEIESGGPESVGCTERDIMNFEKELRDEQKGIDAETLIEFFTSEKEKYSTFFFDYETDSDNKFRRCFWTNYISRRAYSVFGDVVCLIPHITPISME
- the LOC131003118 gene encoding E3 ubiquitin-protein ligase BRE1-like 2, which gives rise to MEPEEEPQQKRPHLNNHDVSMARHSASPPPDEDKPVDASVLQYQNQKLVHQLETQKQELLDLESNIKELKEKQTSYDDVLIKVNQLWNQLVDDIILLGGQAGAGPSALQSLDHRESSRGSIPSCAAEDIFLCRLIQTDTIDDSHKDGSIGCVKRALALRQTSTRELMKLLQDAIDCQSAKLKDIARTLLGKPSSEDAVVQLRELDNLMLEESRHLHQMVDVLHSKHKQYADEIQACIGNHSVDQLEIKRIAGELEESMGELEESRRKLISLKMQKDGISGMHVPIPVPVIVPNLVNGTVSPEKPADRSKRLRELKESIEEIKVLAQDRLSELEDARDDNLILSKQLHHLQNELKEDKYVYTSRPYCLLNDQFQHWNAEAERYKNLTESLQAERPFIMRREKDLISKGESMDLARSAIGSSESKVEELQNQLQSIVFQKNETEIKMEEALQDSGRKDIKEEFQVMASALTKEMGMMESQLNKWKRTADEALSLREKAQSLGALLDVKTAELKNLANECARQMEDVKSLKDITEKMEKDKQELEIFLDMLGQQIYDNRDLPEIRESEHRAQLQAESLRNALEEHSLELRVKAAYEAEAACQHRLAVAEAEMAELRAELDTSERDVLELKEAIKIKEGEAESYISEIETIGQAYEDMQTQNQHLLEQLTERDEYNIKLVSESVKAKQSQNSLLSEKQGLEKQLEQLNGSLEALKSRIAQSEEQMKLHHQEVLNSIQEDRHLAMNLEAAKWELADAEKELKMLKSTVSISEKEHEQIQRKIDDIQTELDNERSERKKLDEEMIELNRTVEKLTAETGEAAIQKLQDEIKDCKAILKCGVCFDRPKEVVIVKCFHLFCNQCIQRNLEIRHRKCPGCGTAFGQSDVRFVKI